The following proteins come from a genomic window of Vidua chalybeata isolate OUT-0048 chromosome 2, bVidCha1 merged haplotype, whole genome shotgun sequence:
- the AMOTL1 gene encoding angiomotin-like protein 1 — protein MRGAEEVAAGTVLQRLIQERLRYGNPSENMNLLAIQHQATGSAGPSNSTASTLSSAENLAPEDLPMVQPSGRQEPQGQEHQGDGAAMEKQPRAPQPPHSTEELPTYEEAKAQSQFFRGQPAPPATSATPGFYGSSSQKSRTEGRPTVNRANSGQAHKDEALKELKQGHVRSLSERIMQLSLERNGAKQHPPAPGGGKGFKAAPQPSKTTDPRGPPPEYPYKGKAAAPGGKAQEHGLFYGEQSSQDVLKAAYAAPQPAWAELALVRYQPPPEYGLSSRQCQPPFPPPPAQQHSPMSSQATAGPLLPGSLPPLPAPVAAQTPTLPGQQLTPDAFAIVERAQQMVEMLSEENHVLRQELEGYYEKADKLQKFEIEIQRISEAYEGLVKTTTKRESLDKAMRNKLEGEIRRLHDFNRDLRERLETANRQLASRDFDGHEDKATEGLYAAQNKENLKEKEKLEMELAAVRSANEDQRRHIEILDQALNNAQAKVIKLEEELRRKQAYVEKVEKLQQALTQLQAACEKREQMERRLRTRLERELDSLRMQQRQGSYQTSSLPEHNAPALMELVREKEERILALEADMTKWEQKYLEESTIRHFAMNAAATAATERDASAPSHSHNGSYGETALEVRGWQEEEEIVQANRRCQDMEYTIKNLHAKIIEKDAMIKVLQQRSRKDPGKADSASLRPARSVPSIAAAAGAHSRQTSLTSNQIAEERKEEKLWKGSIGLLLGKEHHDHPSGPSLPPPLPSLSCMPIPVPAASHAKTGSKDSSTQTDKTAELFWPATASFPGRGRLGTTPSHSPAPRPLGTRVASEKLENSSHGKLPDSKGRVSSLLHKPEFPDTDMMEVLI, from the exons ATGCGAGGGGCGGAGGAGGTGGCAGCCGGCACCGTCCTGCAGCGCCTGATCCAGGAGCGGCTGAGGTATGGCAACCCCAGCGAGAACATGAACCTGCTGGCCATCCAGCACCAGGCGACGGGCAGCGCCGGCCCCTCcaacagcactgccagcactcTCTCTTCCGCAGAAAACCTTGCTCCCGAAGACCTGCCAATGGTCCAGCCGTCAGGGCGGCAGGAACCACAGGGGCAGGAGCACCAGGGTGACGGTGCTGCCATGGAGAAGCAGCCTcgggccccgcagcccccgcacAGCACCGAGGAGCTCCCCACCTATGAGGAGGCCAAAGCCCAGTCTCAGTTTTTCCGTGGCCAGCCCGCACCACCAGCCACCTCTGCCACACCGGGTTTTTATGGCTCCTCCAGCCAAAAGTCCAGGACGGAGGGGAGGCCAACAGTGAACCGGGCCAACAGCGGGCAGGCGCATAAGGATGAGGCGCTGAAGGAGCTGAAGCAGGGCCACGTCCGCTCGCTGAGCGAGAGGATCATGCAGCTCTCGCTGGAGAGGAACGGGGCCAAGCAgcaccccccagccccaggaggtGGGAAGGGTTTCAAGGCAGCCCCACAACCCAGCAAGACCACGGACCCACGGGGCCCGCCTCCCGAGTACCCCTACAAAGGCaaggcagcagccccaggtggcAAGGCACAGGAGCACGGGCTCTTCTACGGCGAGCAATCATCACAAGATGTCCTCAAGGCCGCCTACGCCGCCCCCCAGCCCgcctgggcagagctggcccTTGTCCGCTACCAGCCGCCCCCAGAGTACGGGCTCAGCAG CCGACAATGCCAGCCGCCCTTCCCGCCACCACCggcccagcagcacagccccatgTCCTCACAGGCCACCGCTggccctctgctcccaggctcCTTGCCCCCGCTGCCAGCCCCTGTGGCTGCCCAGACCCCGACACTGCCGGGCCAGCAGCTGACACCCGACGCCTTTGCCATCGTGGAGCGGGCGCAGCAGATGGTGGAGATGCTCTCTGAGGAGAACCATGTGCTGcggcaggagctggaggggtACTACGAGAAGGCAGACAAGCTGCAGAAG TTTGAAATTGAGATTCAGAGGATTTCAGAAGCTTATGAGGGTTTGGTCAAGACCACCACTAAGAGGGAGTCCCTGGACAAAGCGATGAGAAACAAACTCGAAGGAGAAATTAGGAGACTTCATGACTTCAACAGGGATCTCCGTG AACGACTGGAGACAGCCAATAGGCAGTTGGCCAGCAGAGACTTTGATGGACACGAGGATAAGGCAACAGAGGGCCTTTATGCTGCTCAGA ACAAAGAGAActtgaaggagaaggagaagttggagatggagctggcagctgtgcGTTCAGCCAATGAGGACCAGCGGAGGCACATTGAAATTCTTGACCAGGCCCTAAACAATGCACAAGCCAAGGTTATCAAGCTGGAAGAGGAG ctgcGCAGGAAGCAGGCCTACGTGGAGAAggtggaaaagctgcagcaggcGCTGACACAGCTGCAGGCGGCCTGTGAGAAGAGGGAGCAGATGGAGCGGCGGCTGCGCACACGCCTGGAGCGAGAGCTGGACTCACTGAGGATGCAGCAG aggcagggcagcTACCAGACAAGCAGCCTTCCAGAGCATAATGCCCCAGCCCTCATGGAGCTGGTGcgggagaaggaggagaggatCTTGGCCTTGGAAGCTGACATGACCAAGTGGGAGCAGAAGTATCTGGAGGAGAGTACGATCCGGCACTTTGCCATGaatgctgcagccacagctgcaaCGGAGAG GGATGCCTCAGCCCCGAGCCACTCGCACAATGGCAGCTACGGCGAGACGGCGCTGGAGGtgcggggctggcaggaggaggaggagatcgTGCAAGCCAACCGCCGCTGCCAGGACATGGAGTACAC AATAAAGAATCTCCATGCCAAAATAATTGAGAAGGATGCCATGATCAAGGTCCTTCAGCAGCGGTCACGAAAGGATCCTGGCAAAGCTGACAGTGCCAGCCTGCGACCGGCTCGGTCCGTGCCCTCCATCGCCGCTGCTGCAGGCGCGCATTCGCGCCAGACCTCGCTCACCAGCAACCAGATagctgaggagaggaaggaagaaaagctctGGAAGGGAAGCATAG GGCTGCTCTTGGGAAAGGAGCACCATGACCACCCATCAGGCCCCTCTCTGCCTCCGCCTCTGCCCTCCTTGTCTTGCATGCCCATCCCAGTGCCGGCAGCCTCCCATGCAAAGACGGGCAGCAAAGACAGCAGCACCCAGACAGACAAAACCGCTGAGCTCTTCTGGCCTGCCACCGCCTCCTTTCCCGGCCGGGGACGCCTGGGTACCACCCCatcacacagcccagccccacggCCCCTGGGGACACGAGTGGCCAGCGAGAAACTGG AGAACTCCAGCCACGGGAAGCTGCCTGACAGCAAAGGCAGAGTGAGCAGCCTGCTCCACAAGCCTGAGTTTCCAGACACAGACATGATGGAAGTCCTCATCTGA